From one Acidobacteriota bacterium genomic stretch:
- a CDS encoding M1 family metallopeptidase — MIHPRAARLAALAALLAATRLDAGPRVPPVASYTIEASVNTEHVVAGKETVRFTNRTTHAFTDLALHLYLNAWRNDRSTWLVEQARGGGRGDRGLAAKDPARWGWSEIHRIALDDGTDLTPGLKYVSPDDGNPDDRTLVSVPLPRPVAPGETLVFRVDWEAKFPRAVARTGWKDDYLLGAQWFPKLGVATDAGWNAHQFHAGTEFFADFGDYDVTLALPAADKGHIGGTGVLKEETELAGGLVRARFVAEDVHDFAFAACPRFEVVRDTFSAKGLPNVDIVLLLQPDHRPLRDRYLKATKVGLEDFGTRYLPYPYPVVTVVDPPWGSHTEGMEYPTLFVGGGREIAPKKAHSPESVTIHEYGHQVFYGMLASNEVEEAHLDEGFNSYATAKALEAAYGNPSLVVRFYGLPVTFAGVTVPYPFGSTDRFHRWQLASRSDAQAVPSYRQLNGDAVRNNAYLRTTLLLRSCERTFGEGLWAKVMKTYATRFAFEHPTTADFLGVVSEVAGAGAAGSFAGIVATAGSVDYAVTSVETREASGLTGFSGEGSERKFEAAKKGGAGTYESTVVVQRYGEAVWPVDVVFTFADGSTLMRPWSGADSWIRWKLRGPKLVSAEVDPARKCLLDGNTLNNGRRTEPDPRASRAWTARFMFWAQNLLEAFSLLGWTVIP; from the coding sequence GTGATCCACCCTCGCGCCGCGCGGCTGGCCGCCCTCGCCGCACTCCTCGCCGCCACGCGTCTCGACGCGGGCCCCCGCGTGCCGCCGGTCGCCTCGTACACGATCGAGGCGTCCGTGAACACCGAGCACGTCGTCGCGGGCAAGGAGACCGTCCGCTTCACGAACCGCACGACGCATGCCTTCACGGACCTCGCGCTCCACCTGTACCTCAACGCGTGGCGGAACGACCGCTCGACGTGGCTCGTCGAGCAGGCCCGCGGCGGCGGGCGCGGCGACCGCGGCCTCGCCGCGAAAGACCCGGCGCGCTGGGGCTGGTCGGAGATCCACCGGATCGCCCTCGACGACGGCACGGACCTGACACCCGGCTTGAAGTACGTCTCCCCCGACGACGGCAACCCGGACGACCGCACGCTCGTCTCGGTCCCGCTGCCGCGGCCCGTCGCCCCGGGCGAGACGCTCGTCTTTCGCGTGGACTGGGAGGCGAAGTTTCCGCGCGCCGTGGCGCGGACCGGCTGGAAGGACGACTACCTTCTCGGCGCGCAGTGGTTCCCGAAGCTCGGCGTGGCGACGGACGCCGGCTGGAACGCCCACCAGTTCCACGCGGGCACAGAGTTCTTCGCGGACTTCGGCGACTACGACGTGACGCTCGCCTTGCCCGCGGCGGACAAAGGGCACATCGGGGGAACCGGCGTCCTCAAGGAAGAGACCGAGCTCGCGGGCGGCCTCGTGCGCGCGCGCTTCGTCGCCGAGGACGTCCACGACTTCGCGTTCGCGGCCTGCCCACGCTTCGAGGTCGTGCGCGACACGTTCAGCGCGAAGGGTCTCCCGAACGTCGACATCGTCCTCCTCCTGCAGCCCGACCACCGCCCTCTCCGGGACCGATACCTGAAGGCGACGAAGGTCGGCCTCGAGGACTTCGGGACCCGCTACCTCCCGTACCCCTACCCCGTCGTGACGGTCGTCGACCCGCCGTGGGGGAGCCACACGGAGGGAATGGAGTACCCGACGCTCTTCGTCGGCGGCGGCCGCGAGATCGCGCCGAAGAAGGCCCACTCGCCCGAGAGCGTCACGATCCACGAGTACGGCCACCAGGTCTTCTACGGGATGCTGGCGTCGAACGAGGTCGAGGAGGCGCACCTCGACGAGGGGTTCAATTCTTACGCCACGGCGAAGGCGCTCGAGGCCGCGTACGGCAACCCGTCCCTCGTCGTCCGTTTCTACGGCCTCCCCGTGACGTTCGCGGGCGTGACCGTGCCGTATCCCTTCGGTTCGACGGACCGCTTCCACCGCTGGCAGCTCGCCTCGCGCTCGGACGCCCAGGCCGTCCCCTCGTACCGCCAGCTGAACGGCGACGCCGTCCGCAACAACGCGTACCTCCGCACGACGCTGCTCCTCCGATCGTGCGAGCGCACGTTCGGCGAAGGCCTCTGGGCGAAGGTCATGAAGACGTACGCGACGCGATTCGCCTTCGAGCACCCGACGACGGCCGACTTCCTCGGCGTCGTGAGCGAGGTCGCGGGCGCGGGCGCGGCCGGCTCCTTCGCAGGGATCGTCGCGACGGCGGGTTCGGTGGACTACGCCGTCACGTCGGTCGAGACGCGCGAGGCGTCCGGCCTCACGGGCTTCTCGGGCGAGGGGTCCGAACGGAAATTCGAAGCCGCGAAGAAGGGCGGGGCGGGCACGTACGAGTCCACCGTCGTCGTTCAGCGCTACGGCGAGGCGGTCTGGCCGGTCGACGTCGTCTTCACGTTCGCGGACGGCTCGACGCTGATGCGGCCATGGTCCGGCGCCGACTCCTGGATCCGATGGAAGCTCCGCGGGCCGAAGCTCGTCTCGGCCGAGGTCGACCCGGCGCGCAAGTGCCTGCTCGACGGCAATACGCTGAACAATGGCCGCCGCACGGAGCCCGACCCGCGCGCCTCGCGCGCGTGGACCGCACGGTTCATGTTCTGGGCGCAGAACCTCCTCGAGGCGTTCTCCCTGCTCGGATGGACGGTGATCCCGTGA
- a CDS encoding tRNA-(ms[2]io[6]A)-hydroxylase, protein MNAIALRSKTPVAWADRVLAPENLPAFLADHAVCELQASVYALSLVGSYPGVPGLADALSALAAEELTHFRKASREAKHHGAPLHTKRRNWYVAGLRAACRSGAEPARGLDLLLVAALIEARSHERFERLLERVTDPRLAKFYGELAEAEARHGPVYLDLAAAHAGDAATEKRLDEMLDVEAAALAAVPRREIAVHGAA, encoded by the coding sequence GTGAACGCGATCGCCCTCCGCTCGAAGACACCGGTCGCCTGGGCCGACCGCGTCCTCGCCCCGGAGAACCTCCCGGCGTTCCTCGCCGACCACGCCGTCTGCGAATTGCAGGCCTCCGTGTATGCGCTCTCGCTCGTCGGCTCCTACCCCGGCGTGCCGGGCCTCGCGGACGCGCTCTCGGCGCTCGCCGCCGAGGAGCTCACGCACTTCCGCAAAGCGTCGCGCGAGGCGAAGCACCACGGCGCGCCGCTGCACACGAAGCGCCGCAACTGGTACGTCGCCGGGCTGCGCGCGGCCTGCCGCAGCGGGGCCGAGCCCGCCCGCGGTCTCGATCTCCTCCTCGTCGCCGCGCTCATCGAGGCCCGCAGCCACGAGCGCTTCGAGCGCCTGCTCGAGCGCGTCACGGACCCGCGCCTCGCGAAGTTCTACGGCGAGCTCGCCGAGGCCGAGGCCCGGCACGGCCCGGTCTACCTCGATCTCGCGGCGGCGCACGCGGGCGACGCGGCGACCGAGAAGAGACTCGACGAGATGCTCGACGTGGAGGCTGCCGCCCTCGCGGCGGTCCCCCGGCGCGAAATCGCCGTCCACGGGGCGGCCTGA
- a CDS encoding sigma-54-dependent Fis family transcriptional regulator, with protein MSVPPLVLVVDDDAASRKAMALTLQTDGRRVEEFGDADSALERAVEDPSVALVVTDLKMPGKTGLELASELAAARPDVAVLLVTAHGDVETLLSARALGTVDYVAKPLAKDDLRLRAEAALKRARQAGEIRDLRERLDKRFGFEAILGISKPMERLFEKLRVVSPAKTTVLLVGESGTGKELVANALHHNSPRRGRAFVALNCGAIPREIIESELFGHERGAFTGALVKRMGRIEQAAGGTLFLDEVSEMPPDLQVKFLRVLEEKRVTPVGGNESKEVDFRLVAATNRDLVKEIEAGRFRQDLFYRLSVVTLEIPPLRERKDDIPLLVERFRALFAEEHGKSVAGATPAALAALVAYEWPGNVRELKNVLESAVLFAAGPRIDVADLPPAIRAHAPGRPRSGEWAAVKLPAPAAAAPAVSVAPAPEAGAAPAGGSAEAPAFGGSLVGKTMDEIEREAILTALQISGGNRRKAAEALGIGLRTLQRKLKEYRGEPVGDDDGDEDGEDGP; from the coding sequence GTGAGCGTGCCGCCGCTCGTCCTCGTCGTCGACGACGACGCCGCCAGCCGCAAGGCGATGGCGCTGACGCTGCAGACGGACGGGCGCCGCGTGGAAGAGTTCGGCGACGCGGACTCCGCTCTCGAGCGCGCGGTCGAGGACCCGTCGGTCGCGCTCGTCGTGACGGACCTCAAGATGCCGGGCAAGACCGGTCTCGAGCTCGCCTCCGAGCTGGCGGCCGCGCGCCCCGACGTGGCGGTCCTCCTCGTGACGGCGCACGGCGACGTCGAGACGCTCCTCTCGGCCCGGGCCCTCGGCACCGTCGACTACGTCGCCAAGCCGCTCGCGAAGGACGACCTCCGCCTGCGCGCCGAGGCGGCCTTGAAGCGCGCGCGGCAGGCGGGCGAGATCCGCGACCTGCGCGAGCGGCTCGACAAGCGCTTCGGCTTCGAGGCGATCCTCGGGATCTCGAAGCCCATGGAGCGTCTCTTCGAGAAGCTCCGTGTCGTCTCACCGGCGAAGACCACGGTCCTCCTCGTCGGCGAGTCCGGCACGGGCAAGGAGCTCGTCGCGAACGCGCTTCACCACAACTCGCCGCGGCGCGGGCGCGCCTTCGTGGCGCTGAACTGCGGCGCGATCCCGCGCGAGATCATCGAGTCCGAGCTGTTCGGCCACGAGCGCGGCGCCTTCACGGGCGCCCTCGTGAAGCGCATGGGCCGCATCGAGCAGGCGGCCGGGGGCACGCTCTTCCTCGACGAGGTGTCCGAGATGCCGCCGGACCTGCAGGTGAAGTTCCTGCGCGTCCTGGAGGAAAAGCGCGTCACGCCGGTGGGCGGGAACGAGTCGAAGGAAGTCGACTTCCGGCTCGTCGCGGCGACGAACCGCGACCTCGTCAAGGAGATCGAGGCCGGGCGCTTCCGCCAGGACCTCTTCTACCGCCTCTCGGTGGTCACGCTCGAGATCCCGCCGCTGCGCGAGCGGAAGGACGACATCCCGCTCCTCGTGGAGCGCTTCCGCGCGCTCTTCGCCGAGGAGCACGGCAAGTCCGTCGCGGGCGCGACGCCCGCCGCCCTCGCGGCCCTCGTCGCGTACGAGTGGCCGGGCAACGTGCGCGAGCTCAAGAACGTTCTCGAGAGCGCCGTCCTCTTCGCCGCGGGCCCGCGCATCGACGTCGCGGACCTCCCGCCCGCGATCCGCGCGCACGCCCCGGGCCGGCCGCGCTCGGGGGAGTGGGCCGCCGTCAAGCTCCCGGCGCCGGCCGCCGCGGCTCCCGCGGTGTCCGTGGCCCCCGCGCCCGAGGCGGGCGCGGCTCCCGCGGGCGGTTCGGCCGAGGCGCCGGCGTTCGGGGGCAGCCTCGTGGGCAAGACGATGGACGAAATCGAGCGTGAGGCGATTCTCACGGCGCTCCAGATCTCGGGCGGCAACCGCCGCAAGGCCGCCGAAGCGCTCGGCATCGGCCTGCGCACGCTCCAGCGGAAGCTCAAGGAGTACCGCGGCGAACCGGTCGGGGACGATGACGGCGACGAGGACGGCGAGGACGGTCCGTAG
- the ligA gene encoding NAD-dependent DNA ligase LigA, which produces MLAGRSAASPPRIGPVAKTKAPAARAAELREEISKHARLYYVEDRPEITDAEYDALLRELIALEAAHPDLVTPDSPTQRVGGPPVSSLPNVKHEIPLLSLENAYSPEELKAWADRVVDRLGRTPEFVCELKIDGLSVSLVYEGGRLARAATRGDGTTGEDVTPNVKTIHAVPLDLHAARAARKISLKVNIPAVLEVRGEVYMSKASFARLNAAREEAGEPLFANPRNSAAGSLRLLDAKITAQRKLSAFLYSIARWEGADEPQRQSQSLLLLEEISLPVNPHRTVVSDVEGVLKFLEEWKAKRHELPFETDGVVVKVDALADQKRLGQTAKFPRWAIAYKYPPEEATTVVADIVVQVGRTGVLTPVAEFTPVLLAGSTVRRATLHNMEDLSRKDVRIGDTVAVEKAGDVIPKVTRVLLEKRPNGAKAFSMPARCPACGEPVVQREGEVAVRCVNPGCPAQVAESLRHFVTRRAMDVEGLGDERIEQLREAGLLKDVASLYDLAAAELAPLERWGEKSASNVVAEIERSKGAGLARLLFGLGIRQVGEKTAKVLARRFLSMDALVAADEEALTSVPEIGPETARGILDWFAHPANRNLLKKLGRAGVRMTEEAGPAGPGGALSGGIFVLTGTLPRRTRDEAAEAIEMAGGKVSSSVSKKTTAVIAGEEAGSKLDKAKALGIPVWTEDDLDRELKGGKA; this is translated from the coding sequence ATGCTAGCAGGGCGATCGGCGGCCTCGCCGCCTAGAATCGGGCCCGTGGCGAAGACGAAGGCCCCCGCGGCGCGCGCGGCCGAGCTGCGCGAGGAGATCTCGAAGCACGCGAGGCTCTATTACGTGGAGGACCGCCCCGAGATCACGGACGCCGAGTACGACGCGCTCCTGCGCGAGCTGATCGCGCTGGAGGCGGCGCATCCCGACCTCGTGACCCCGGACTCCCCGACGCAGCGCGTGGGCGGGCCCCCGGTCTCCAGCCTCCCGAACGTGAAGCACGAGATCCCGCTCCTCTCGCTCGAGAACGCCTATTCGCCGGAGGAGCTGAAGGCCTGGGCGGACCGCGTGGTGGACCGTCTCGGCCGGACGCCCGAGTTCGTCTGCGAGCTGAAGATCGACGGCCTCTCGGTGTCGCTCGTCTACGAGGGCGGCCGCCTCGCCCGCGCCGCGACGCGTGGGGACGGGACGACGGGGGAGGACGTCACCCCCAATGTGAAGACGATCCATGCCGTCCCGTTGGATCTGCACGCCGCTCGCGCGGCGCGGAAGATCTCTTTGAAGGTGAATATTCCCGCCGTTCTCGAGGTGCGCGGCGAGGTCTACATGTCGAAGGCGTCTTTCGCGCGGCTCAACGCCGCGCGCGAGGAGGCGGGGGAGCCGCTCTTCGCGAACCCCCGGAACTCGGCGGCGGGGTCGCTGCGCCTCCTGGACGCGAAAATCACGGCACAGCGGAAGCTGTCGGCATTTCTCTACTCCATCGCACGATGGGAAGGCGCGGACGAGCCGCAACGCCAGAGCCAAAGCCTCTTACTACTCGAAGAAATCTCTCTCCCCGTCAATCCCCATCGCACGGTCGTGTCCGACGTGGAGGGGGTCCTGAAGTTTCTAGAGGAGTGGAAGGCGAAGCGCCACGAGCTGCCGTTCGAGACGGACGGCGTCGTCGTGAAGGTGGACGCGCTCGCCGACCAGAAGCGTCTCGGCCAGACGGCAAAATTCCCGCGCTGGGCGATCGCCTACAAGTACCCGCCCGAGGAGGCGACGACCGTGGTCGCGGACATCGTCGTGCAGGTCGGGCGCACGGGCGTCCTGACGCCGGTCGCGGAGTTCACTCCCGTCCTCCTCGCGGGCTCCACGGTGCGCCGCGCGACGCTCCACAACATGGAGGACCTTTCGCGCAAGGACGTGCGGATCGGGGACACCGTCGCGGTCGAGAAGGCCGGAGACGTGATCCCGAAGGTCACGCGCGTCCTCCTCGAGAAGCGGCCGAATGGCGCGAAGGCGTTCTCGATGCCCGCGCGCTGCCCGGCCTGCGGCGAGCCGGTCGTCCAGCGCGAAGGCGAGGTCGCGGTCCGGTGCGTGAACCCGGGCTGCCCGGCGCAGGTCGCCGAGTCGCTCCGCCACTTCGTGACACGCCGCGCGATGGACGTGGAGGGGCTCGGCGACGAGCGCATCGAGCAGCTGCGCGAGGCGGGCCTCCTGAAGGACGTCGCGTCGCTCTACGACCTCGCGGCGGCCGAGCTCGCGCCGCTCGAGCGCTGGGGCGAGAAGTCGGCCTCGAACGTGGTCGCGGAGATCGAGCGCTCGAAGGGCGCGGGCCTCGCCCGGCTGCTCTTCGGCCTCGGGATCCGGCAGGTCGGCGAGAAGACGGCGAAGGTCCTCGCGCGGCGCTTCCTCTCGATGGACGCGCTCGTGGCGGCCGACGAGGAGGCCCTCACGTCCGTCCCCGAGATCGGCCCCGAGACCGCCCGCGGGATCCTCGACTGGTTCGCCCATCCGGCGAACCGGAACCTCCTGAAGAAACTCGGCAGGGCCGGAGTTCGTATGACGGAGGAAGCCGGGCCCGCGGGGCCGGGCGGAGCCCTGTCCGGGGGTATCTTCGTCCTGACGGGGACCCTGCCCCGGCGGACGCGGGACGAGGCCGCCGAGGCGATCGAAATGGCGGGTGGGAAAGTGAGCTCGAGCGTGTCGAAGAAGACGACGGCGGTCATCGCCGGCGAAGAGGCCGGGAGCAAACTGGACAAGGCGAAGGCCCTCGGGATCCCCGTGTGGACCGAGGACGATCTCGACCGCGAGCTGAAGGGCGGCAAGGCGTGA